A stretch of the Gemmatimonadaceae bacterium genome encodes the following:
- a CDS encoding helix-turn-helix domain-containing protein codes for MKADAFNELLESVRQAGAIHRGERKPSRSRAFKPTDVKAVRADLGQSQAEFALMIGVSVATLRNWEQGRRVPDGPALALLQVAAHNPAAVVEALHRPKRRGAA; via the coding sequence GTGAAGGCCGACGCATTCAACGAGTTGCTGGAGAGCGTGCGCCAGGCGGGAGCGATCCATCGCGGCGAACGGAAGCCGTCGCGCTCTCGCGCGTTCAAGCCGACCGATGTCAAAGCGGTGCGCGCCGACCTCGGGCAGTCGCAGGCAGAGTTCGCCCTGATGATCGGCGTGAGTGTGGCCACGCTCCGGAACTGGGAGCAAGGCCGCCGCGTACCCGATGGTCCCGCGCTCGCGTTGCTGCAAGTCGCAGCGCACAATCCTGCGGCGGTCGTTGAGGCCTTGCATCGTCCGAAACGGCGCGGCGCGGCATAA